In Nocardioides sp. JS614, the sequence TGCTGCTGGTCCTCGACCGGCACGTGGCGATCTCGGTGCCCGGCGCCCTGGTCCCGTTCACGGCCGGCTACCGCGGCACCGCCGTCGGACTGGGCACCCTGGCGGCGTACTGCCTCGCCGTGGTCGCGCTGGTCGGCGCGCTGCGCGGCCGGATCACGGGCTCGCCGCGGGCGGTCCGCTGGTGGCGGCCGGTGCACGCGCTCGCCTACGCCGTCTGGCCGCTCAGCATCGCCCACGGCCTGTGGTCGGGCACCGACACCCGGACCTGGTGGGCGCTGACGCTGTACGCCGGGTCCGCGGTCGCGGTCCTGGTCGCGCTGTGGAGCCGGCTGCTCGCCGAGGAGGAGCACGCGGCGACGCCGCTGGCGGCGACCCGGCAGGAGCTCGCGGCCACCCTGGCCCCGACGGGCGGTGCCCGGTGAGCGCCACCGCCCTCGGCACCGCCCGGCTGCTCGGGGGCGTCACCCGGGGCGTCCGCGCCGACCTGGTCACGCACCGGCACCGGCACGGACCCCAGCGGCACCGCTCGGTCGAGGAGCTGGCCGCCGCGGCCGCCGAGGTCCGGCTGCTGGGCCGCGGCGGCGCGGCCTTCCCGGTCGCCACCAAGCTGCTGGCCGTCCCCACCGGGTCCCGGACCCAGGTCCTGGTCAACGGCTCGGAGAGCGAGCCGGCCAGCCGCAAGGACCGGACCCTGATGACGCTGACCCCGCACCTGGTCCTCGACGGGGCCCTGGCCGTCGCCCGGGCGCTGCGCACCCGGCACGTCACGATCGCCGTGCACGACGCGGCTGCGCTCGCCTCGCTGCGCACCGCCCTCGACGAGCGCGCCCGGGACGAGCCGATCCACGAGCGGGTCGACCTGCGCCGGACGGCCGGCCGGTTCGTGTCCGGCGAGGTCCGCGCGCTGCTGCGGGGACTGGACGGCGGCCCGGCCGTCCCGCCGAGCCGCCGTACCCTCCCGTCGGACTCGGGGCTGCGCGGCGCCCCGACCTTCGCCAGCAACGTCGAGACGTTCGCGCAGGTCGCGCTGCTGGTCTCGCTGGGCGCGACGGAGTTCGGGGCCGTCGGCAACCCGGAGGAGCCGGGCACCACCCTGCTCACGCTGCTCGGCGACACCCGGACCCAGGGGGTGGTGGAGGTCCCGACCGACCTGCCGCTGGACGCGCTGCTCCCGGGCGCGGGCGGCCCGGTGCTGGTCGGCGGCTACCACGGTCGTTGGGTGCGCGACGTCGACGGCCTGGCGGCCGCCCGCCCCGGGCTGCGCGCCGCCGGCCTCCCGCTCAACGCGGGCGTGGTCGCCCGGCTCCCGCGGGAGGTCTGCGCCCTTGCCGAGGTCACCGCGGTCACCCGATGGCTGGCCGCCCAGTCGGCCGGGCAGTGCGGCCCGTGCCTGTACGGCACCGCGGCCCTCGCCCACGACGTCGGGGAGCTGCTGCACGGGCGAGCCGCGCCAGCGGTCGAGGCGCGGCTGCGCGGCCTGGTCGGCCGCGGCGCGTGCGCCCACCCCGACGGCACCACGGCGTTCGTCTCGACCGCCCTCGCGACGCTCGGCGACGAGCTCGAGCTGCACCGCCAGCACGGCGGCTGCGGCCGGCCCTACGCCGGCGTGCTCCCCCTGGGCCCGCTCGGGCGCCCGGACCCGGGCGGTGCCCGATGAGGATCGAGGTCGACTGGACCCGCTGCGACGGGCACGGCCTGTGCGGCCTGCTGCTGCCCGAGAACCTCGAGAACGACGGCGACGGGTTCCCGATCCTGCGCCGCCCCGAGGTCGCCGACGCCGACCTGCGCCATGCCCGCCGGGCGGTGTCCGCCTGCCCCGCCCTGGCGCTGCGCCTGGAGCGTTGACGCCTGGCGCCTGGGGTCGGTTTCCCCGGTGAACCGGGGAAACCGGAACTGTTGGGCCGAAACTTCGGCCGGGAAGTTCCAGGATCGGCCGAGAAGTCCGCGGCGGTGGACTCCGGCCCGACGCCGCCTGCACCACGCCCGCCGGGCGGTGAACGCCTGCCCCGCCCTGGCGCTGCGCCTGGAGCGTTGACGCCTGGCGCCCGGGGTCGGTTTCCCCGGTGAACCGGGGAAACCGGAACTGTTGGGCCGAAGGGGCGGCCCGCACCCGTGTACCCACCGCAACCAGACCGTCTGGCGATCAGCTCCCGGATCGATCCGCGGCCCCGCGCGGCGACGAAGTCGACGCGGGAGACGCTGACCTTGCTGGGTTACTCACCGGTAGGTATCATTGATGTTACCGACGAGTACACAACCGCGAAGGTGGGGCTGTGAGCCACTACAAGAGCAACATGCGAGACATCGAGTTCAACCTCTTCGAGGTGCTCGGTCGCGACGAGATCCTCGGGACCGGACCGTTCGCCGAGGTCGACTCGGAGACCGCCCGCGCGATCCTCACCGAGGTCGACCGCCTCGCGCGCGAGGACCTCGCCGCGTCGTTCGTGGAGGGTGATCGCAACCCGCCGGTCTTCGACCCGAAGACCAACACCGCCCCGCTGCCGGAGGCGTTCGTGAAGAGCTACCAGGCGTGGATGGACGCCGAGTACTGGCGGCTCACCACGTTCGCCGAGCTCGGCGGTACGCCGGCGCCGTCCAGCATCTGCTGGGCCATGGGCGAGTTGGTCCTCGGCGCGAACCCCGCGATCTGGATGTACGGCGCGGGCCCGATGTTCGCCGGCGTGCTGTGGCGCAACGGCAACGAGCGGGACCGCCAGATCGCTCAGCTCATCGTCGACAACGGCTGGAACACCACCATGGTGCTCACCGAGCCGGACGCCGGCTCCGACGTCGGAGCGGGCCGCACCAAGGCGACCCCCAACGACGACGGCACCTGGAACATCGAGGGCGTCAAGCGCTTCATCACCTCCGCCGAGGGCGTCAGCGACCAGGTCATCCACATGGTGCTGGCCCGCCCGGTCGGCGTCGAGGGCGCCGGCGGCCCCGGCACCAAGGGCCTGAGCCTGTTCATCGTGCCGAAGTACCACTTCGACCTCGAGACCGGTGAGCTCGGCGAGCGCAACGGCGCCTACGTCACCAACGTCGAGCACAAGATGGGCATCAAGGTCTCCAACACCTGCGAGCTGACCTTCGGCGACC encodes:
- a CDS encoding ferredoxin, which codes for MRIEVDWTRCDGHGLCGLLLPENLENDGDGFPILRRPEVADADLRHARRAVSACPALALRLER
- a CDS encoding NADH-ubiquinone oxidoreductase-F iron-sulfur binding region domain-containing protein is translated as MSATALGTARLLGGVTRGVRADLVTHRHRHGPQRHRSVEELAAAAAEVRLLGRGGAAFPVATKLLAVPTGSRTQVLVNGSESEPASRKDRTLMTLTPHLVLDGALAVARALRTRHVTIAVHDAAALASLRTALDERARDEPIHERVDLRRTAGRFVSGEVRALLRGLDGGPAVPPSRRTLPSDSGLRGAPTFASNVETFAQVALLVSLGATEFGAVGNPEEPGTTLLTLLGDTRTQGVVEVPTDLPLDALLPGAGGPVLVGGYHGRWVRDVDGLAAARPGLRAAGLPLNAGVVARLPREVCALAEVTAVTRWLAAQSAGQCGPCLYGTAALAHDVGELLHGRAAPAVEARLRGLVGRGACAHPDGTTAFVSTALATLGDELELHRQHGGCGRPYAGVLPLGPLGRPDPGGAR